Genomic segment of Streptomyces brevispora:
AGAGCTCGGCGTCAACCTCGTGGAACCGGCCGAAGGCCCCGGTGCGAACTGGTCCACGGTCGGCTGGGCGGAGGCCGGGGCGCTGCGCCCCGCCGTCGTGCTCGCCGACATCCGGGTCAACGCCACCCCTCTCGGCGAGCTCCGGACGAGCGAGGCGTGGGCGGCGATCGAACGCACCGCGCGGGTGGTGCCCTGGAACCCGGAGCCGGTGTGCAGCGCGCGGGCCCACGCACGGTTCCTGGCCCTGGTGGCCGACGCGCTGGAGGCGTAGCCGAGCCGCTCGGTGACATCGCGGCCTGCGTGCGCCGATGCCCCGTACGGACGTCTGCGATCGCGCGGGCCGCCGCGGTTCGGGAGGCTGGCCGGGAGTGTCCCGTCCCGGTACCCGCACGTCCCCAGGAGCAGACAATGCAAAACGACAAGCACCCTTCCTACGGTCCGGTCGTCTTCCGTGACCGTTCCGCGGGCTACGCCTTTCTGACCCGGTCCACCGCGTCGAGCGAACAGACCATCGACTGGGACGACGGGAAGAGCTACCCCGTCATCGACGTGGAGATCTCCGCCGAGAGCCACCCCTTCTACACCGGGAAGGCCCGGGTGGTCGACTCCGAGGGACAGGTCGCCAAATTCGAGCGCAGGTACGGCGAGGACGGGGGCGCGGACGCCTCCTGACCCGTACGGGACCCGAGTTCCCGGCCCTCTCCACCGGAGCGCGGCACGGTGAGCGGCGTCCGGGAAATTAACCCGTTCGGCCCAGTGGGCGCATCCTCTCCCAGGACACCGCCGTTCGAACGAAGGCGGGGTGAACGACGACGGGAGGGCCGCGGCATGGCGTGGGACGGGGCAGCAACTGTGGTGACGGGCCTGGGGCTTGTGACCCCGGCGGGCGCCGACGAGGAAACGGTCTGGGCGGGGCTCTGCGCAGGGGCCGGAATGGCCCGGCACTGCGACGAACTGGCCGGCCTGCCGGTCGGCTTCGCCTGCCGGGTCGACGGCGACCTGGACGAGGCGGTGGGCGGCCGCGCGGTGTTCCGGATGGCGCGGTTCGTGAAGATGGCCCTCGTCGCCGCGCGCCGGGCCGTGGCGGACGCCGGGCTCCGCCCGGACCGCTGGGACGGCGCCCGGGTGGGCGTCGTGCTGGGCGTCGGCGTGGGCGGGGTCTCCGTACTCGTCGACAACGTCCGCAGGCTGGACGCGGACGGGCCGCTCGCGGTCTCCCCGCTCCTCGTGCCGATGATGATGCCGAACGCGGCCGCCGGGGAGGTCGCCATCGACCTGCGCGCCCACGGGCCGAGTCTGGCCCCGGCCACCGCATGCGCGTCGGGCGCCACCGCGATCGCCCTCGCCCGCGACCTGCTGACGAGCGGTCAGTGCGATGTGGTGGTGGCGGGCGGGGCGGAGTCCGTGGTGACCCCGCTGGTGGTGTCCGCGTTCGCCGGGATGGGGGCGCTCTCGGTGCGCACCGGTGATCCGGC
This window contains:
- a CDS encoding beta-ketoacyl-[acyl-carrier-protein] synthase family protein; its protein translation is MAWDGAATVVTGLGLVTPAGADEETVWAGLCAGAGMARHCDELAGLPVGFACRVDGDLDEAVGGRAVFRMARFVKMALVAARRAVADAGLRPDRWDGARVGVVLGVGVGGVSVLVDNVRRLDADGPLAVSPLLVPMMMPNAAAGEVAIDLRAHGPSLAPATACASGATAIALARDLLTSGQCDVVVAGGAESVVTPLVVSAFAGMGALSVRTGDPAAASRPFAADRDGFVLGEGAAVLVLERAGDVRARGGRARAVLAGAGAATDAHHPTAPDPAGRGAQRAVEAALDRAGWAARDVDHINAHGTSTPLNDAMESALIARLFPHRPSVTAPKGVIGHTLAAAGAIEAVATVLTLEHGLVPPIANLDAPPAESGLDCVTKEPRRQRVERALSHSFGFGGHNVALAFQRAEPR
- a CDS encoding type B 50S ribosomal protein L31 → MQNDKHPSYGPVVFRDRSAGYAFLTRSTASSEQTIDWDDGKSYPVIDVEISAESHPFYTGKARVVDSEGQVAKFERRYGEDGGADAS